A region of Subdoligranulum variabile DNA encodes the following proteins:
- a CDS encoding dihydrodipicolinate synthase family protein: MFKPYGIIPPIITPFDAEGHVDFAAMAKMAVFLVDGGVHGLFPFGTTGEFYALHDDEFVKGLETVRDAVAGKTTRSGKPIQLIAGCSHITTREVIRLIKLVEQVGGYDAVSVLTPMFVSQTQEELYTYYKTIADSTTMPVLMYNNPPKTNVNIAPATAARLAHDCGNIIGIKDSSGDMTNCGEYLRLTAGERDHFQVIMGRDTMIYAGLHYGCAGAVASCANVAPRVVADIYDKFMDGDWKGALEAQFRLAPLRIATNMGTFPEVIKEGLNMQGIPVGKCLDPIQELTPAEKEKLRSVLAEMKLV, encoded by the coding sequence ATGTTTAAACCCTATGGCATTATTCCTCCCATCATCACCCCCTTTGACGCCGAGGGTCACGTAGATTTTGCCGCCATGGCAAAGATGGCGGTCTTTCTGGTGGACGGCGGCGTCCACGGGCTGTTTCCCTTCGGCACCACCGGCGAGTTCTACGCCCTGCACGACGACGAGTTCGTCAAAGGGCTGGAGACGGTGCGCGACGCGGTAGCCGGCAAGACCACCCGCAGCGGCAAGCCCATCCAGCTCATTGCAGGCTGCAGCCACATCACCACCCGGGAGGTCATCCGGCTGATCAAGCTGGTGGAGCAGGTGGGCGGCTACGACGCCGTCAGCGTGCTGACGCCCATGTTTGTCAGTCAGACCCAGGAAGAGCTGTACACCTACTACAAGACCATCGCCGACAGCACCACCATGCCGGTGCTGATGTACAACAATCCCCCCAAGACCAACGTCAACATTGCCCCGGCCACGGCGGCCCGGCTGGCCCATGACTGCGGCAACATCATCGGCATCAAGGATTCCAGCGGCGACATGACCAACTGCGGGGAATACCTGCGGCTGACCGCCGGCGAGCGGGACCACTTCCAGGTGATCATGGGCCGTGATACCATGATCTACGCCGGCCTGCACTACGGCTGCGCAGGCGCCGTGGCCAGCTGTGCCAACGTGGCGCCCCGGGTGGTAGCGGACATCTACGACAAATTCATGGACGGCGACTGGAAAGGTGCGCTGGAAGCCCAGTTCCGCCTGGCCCCGCTGCGCATTGCCACCAACATGGGCACCTTCCCCGAGGTCATCAAGGAAGGGCTGAACATGCAGGGCATCCCGGTGGGCAAGTGCCTGGATCCCATCCAGGAACTGACCCCGGCCGAAAAAGAAAAACTGCGCAGCGTGCTGGCGGAGATGAAACTGGTCTGA
- a CDS encoding glycerate kinase type-2 family protein has product MNRNLRKQADAIVQASIAAVLPDRAVRRALEDFTPGPGKTLLVAAGKAAWQMAHAAVEALGGVDGGVVVTKYGHVKGEIPGVVCCEAGHPVPDENSFAATAKALELVRGLTAEDTVLFLLSGGGSALFEKPLIPGDELQDITRQLLASGADIVAMNTIRKRLSAVKGGRFAQACAPAQVYSIVLSDILGDPLDMIASGPAYPDSSTCEEAAAIARRYGLQLSPAAQELLGQETPKALDNVTTRITGSVRELCAAAAEQCRALGYEPLLLTDCLDCEAREAGRFLADVLRTHAREGRKLAFLAGGETVVHLTGQGLGGRNQELALAAAPGLAGLENAAVFSVGSDGTDGPTDAAGGYVDGTTMEDLRAKGLDVFTVLQQNDAYHALQAVDGLLITGPTGTNVNDVAVTLLDA; this is encoded by the coding sequence ATGAACCGGAACTTACGCAAACAGGCCGATGCCATTGTCCAGGCCAGCATTGCGGCGGTGCTGCCCGACCGGGCGGTGCGCCGTGCGCTGGAAGACTTTACCCCCGGCCCGGGCAAGACCCTGCTGGTGGCCGCCGGCAAGGCGGCCTGGCAGATGGCCCATGCGGCGGTGGAAGCGCTGGGCGGTGTGGACGGCGGCGTGGTGGTGACGAAGTACGGCCACGTCAAGGGGGAGATCCCCGGGGTGGTCTGCTGCGAGGCCGGGCATCCGGTGCCCGACGAAAACAGTTTTGCCGCCACCGCCAAGGCACTGGAGCTGGTCCGCGGCCTGACGGCGGAAGATACCGTGTTGTTTCTGCTCTCGGGCGGCGGCAGTGCGCTGTTTGAAAAACCGCTGATCCCCGGCGATGAGCTGCAGGACATCACCCGGCAGCTGCTGGCCAGCGGCGCCGACATCGTGGCCATGAACACCATCCGCAAGCGGCTGTCGGCGGTGAAGGGCGGCCGGTTCGCCCAGGCCTGCGCCCCGGCGCAGGTGTACAGCATCGTGCTGTCCGACATTCTGGGTGACCCGCTGGATATGATCGCCTCCGGCCCGGCCTACCCCGATTCCTCCACCTGCGAAGAGGCGGCGGCCATCGCCCGGCGGTACGGGCTGCAGCTCTCCCCGGCGGCGCAGGAGCTGCTGGGGCAGGAGACCCCCAAAGCGCTGGACAACGTCACCACCCGCATCACCGGCAGTGTGCGGGAACTCTGCGCCGCCGCGGCCGAACAGTGCCGCGCTCTGGGCTATGAGCCGCTGCTGCTCACCGACTGCCTGGACTGCGAGGCGCGGGAGGCCGGGCGTTTCCTGGCCGATGTGCTGCGCACCCACGCCCGGGAGGGCCGCAAGCTGGCCTTCCTCGCCGGGGGCGAGACTGTTGTCCACCTGACCGGTCAGGGCCTGGGCGGCCGCAACCAGGAACTGGCCCTGGCCGCCGCGCCGGGCCTGGCAGGCCTGGAAAACGCCGCGGTGTTCAGCGTGGGTTCGGACGGCACCGACGGCCCCACCGACGCCGCCGGCGGCTATGTGGACGGCACCACCATGGAGGACCTCCGGGCCAAGGGCCTGGACGTTTTCACGGTGCTGCAGCAGAACGACGCCTACCACGCCCTGCAGGCGGTGGACGGCCTGCTCATCACCGGCCCCACCGGCACCAACGTCAACGATGTGGCCGTGACGCTGCTGGATGCCTGA
- a CDS encoding FAD-dependent oxidoreductase: MKIIVIGGVAAGTKAAAKLKREQPDAEVVLYSKGADISYAGCGLPYYVGGSIPTREDLIVNTPQKYAGLTRVEVHTGQEATALDAAGKTVTLRDVATGAQQTQGYDKLILAVGAEPFVPDVPGTALPGVFRMRTPDDAIAVRDWVKQNQSRRAVVVGGGFIGLEVAENLMAQGLSVTVVDMAPQLMPNIFDPEMAGYVKRKLQAKGVRVLTGTAFKGVNGTDKAEGIATDAGSIPADLVVLAIGIRPATAFLQGSGLEMFKGTILVDNKQATNLPDVYAVGDCAMVHNALTGKPQWSAMGSTANITGRCLARNLSGHEALYGGCLGTGVVKLLDTLNAGRTGLTEAQARDAGFDPVSVVCVTDDKAHYYPGADMFITKLIADKATHKLLGIQVLGAGAVDKMVDIAVTGIAMGATLENFDTLDFAYAPPFSTAIHPFVQACYILENKLAGIFETFTPAEYAAGAAADYQVIDVLPQASIPGAKWVNLGTVTGPIEGLAKDAKLLLVCARGKRGYFLQNRLKAFGYTNTRVLEGGMTFNQVKVAFKGTIPPEEIKRVKGLGCLQDKRYPDRFNIRVITRNGKITAEEQRVIAEAAEKFGSGEVTMTTRLTLEIQCVPYDKLDELRAFLADAGLQTGGTGSLVRPIVSCKGTTCQYGLLDSFGLSEKLHERFYLGYHSVTLPHKFKIAVGGCPNNCVKPDLNDLGIVGQRVPMIDPAKCRGCKVCQVEANCPIHVAKLENGVLHIDPEACNHCGRCKGKCPFGVTEEFTDGYKIYLGGRWGKRIAHGHPMDKIFTSEEEVLDIVERAILFFRDEGITGERFADTIDRLGFDYVQNKLLTAPVDKDAVLQKKVTGGATC; the protein is encoded by the coding sequence ATGAAAATCATCGTCATCGGCGGCGTGGCCGCCGGCACCAAGGCGGCGGCGAAACTCAAGCGGGAACAGCCAGACGCCGAAGTGGTGCTCTACAGCAAGGGCGCGGACATCTCCTACGCGGGCTGCGGCCTGCCCTACTATGTGGGCGGCAGCATCCCCACCCGGGAGGACCTCATCGTCAACACGCCCCAGAAGTACGCGGGCCTGACCCGGGTGGAGGTCCACACCGGGCAGGAGGCCACCGCCCTGGACGCCGCAGGCAAGACTGTGACGCTGCGGGATGTGGCCACCGGCGCCCAGCAGACCCAGGGCTACGACAAGCTGATCCTGGCCGTGGGAGCCGAACCCTTTGTGCCCGATGTGCCGGGCACCGCGCTGCCGGGGGTTTTCCGGATGCGTACCCCCGACGATGCCATCGCCGTGCGGGATTGGGTCAAGCAGAACCAGTCCCGCCGCGCCGTGGTGGTGGGCGGCGGTTTTATCGGCCTGGAAGTGGCCGAGAATCTCATGGCCCAGGGCCTCTCGGTGACCGTGGTGGATATGGCGCCGCAGCTCATGCCCAACATCTTTGATCCCGAGATGGCCGGTTACGTCAAGCGGAAACTCCAGGCCAAGGGCGTGCGGGTGCTCACCGGCACGGCTTTTAAAGGCGTCAACGGCACCGACAAGGCCGAGGGCATCGCCACCGACGCCGGCAGCATCCCGGCGGACCTGGTGGTGCTGGCCATCGGCATCCGTCCGGCCACCGCTTTCCTGCAGGGCAGCGGTCTGGAGATGTTCAAGGGCACCATCCTGGTGGACAACAAACAGGCCACCAACCTGCCCGACGTCTACGCTGTGGGCGACTGCGCTATGGTCCACAATGCCCTCACCGGCAAACCCCAGTGGTCCGCCATGGGTTCCACCGCCAACATCACCGGCCGCTGCCTGGCCCGCAACCTGTCGGGGCACGAGGCACTCTACGGCGGCTGCCTGGGTACCGGCGTGGTCAAGCTGCTGGATACCCTCAACGCCGGCCGCACCGGTCTCACCGAGGCCCAGGCCCGGGACGCCGGGTTTGACCCGGTGAGCGTGGTCTGCGTCACCGACGACAAGGCCCACTACTATCCCGGCGCCGATATGTTCATCACCAAGCTCATCGCCGACAAGGCCACCCACAAGCTGCTGGGCATCCAGGTGCTGGGCGCCGGGGCGGTGGACAAGATGGTGGACATCGCCGTCACCGGCATCGCCATGGGCGCCACCCTGGAGAACTTCGATACCCTGGACTTCGCCTACGCGCCGCCCTTCTCCACGGCCATCCATCCCTTTGTCCAGGCCTGTTACATTCTGGAAAACAAGCTGGCGGGCATTTTTGAAACCTTCACCCCCGCGGAATACGCCGCCGGTGCCGCCGCGGATTACCAGGTCATCGACGTGCTGCCCCAGGCGTCCATCCCGGGGGCCAAGTGGGTCAACCTGGGCACGGTCACCGGCCCCATCGAAGGGCTGGCCAAGGACGCCAAGCTGCTGCTGGTCTGCGCCCGGGGCAAGCGGGGCTACTTCCTGCAGAACCGGCTCAAGGCCTTCGGCTACACCAACACCCGGGTGCTGGAGGGCGGCATGACCTTCAACCAGGTGAAGGTGGCCTTCAAGGGCACCATCCCGCCGGAGGAAATCAAGCGGGTCAAGGGGCTGGGCTGCCTGCAGGACAAGCGGTATCCCGACCGGTTCAACATCCGGGTCATCACCCGCAACGGCAAGATCACGGCGGAGGAGCAGCGGGTCATCGCCGAGGCCGCCGAAAAGTTCGGCTCCGGGGAAGTCACCATGACCACCCGCCTGACGCTGGAGATCCAGTGCGTACCGTATGACAAACTGGACGAACTGCGGGCCTTCCTGGCGGATGCCGGGCTGCAGACCGGCGGCACCGGTTCGCTGGTGCGGCCCATCGTCTCCTGCAAGGGAACCACCTGCCAGTACGGCCTGCTGGATTCCTTCGGCCTGAGCGAGAAACTCCACGAGCGGTTCTACCTGGGCTACCACAGCGTCACGCTGCCCCACAAGTTCAAAATTGCGGTGGGCGGCTGCCCCAACAACTGTGTCAAGCCCGACCTGAATGACCTGGGCATCGTGGGCCAGCGGGTGCCTATGATCGACCCCGCCAAGTGCCGCGGCTGCAAGGTCTGCCAGGTGGAGGCCAACTGCCCCATCCATGTGGCCAAGCTGGAGAACGGTGTGCTGCACATTGATCCCGAAGCCTGCAACCACTGCGGCCGCTGCAAGGGCAAGTGCCCCTTCGGCGTTACCGAGGAATTCACCGACGGTTACAAGATCTATCTTGGCGGCCGGTGGGGCAAGCGGATCGCCCACGGCCACCCCATGGACAAGATCTTCACCTCGGAGGAGGAAGTGCTGGACATCGTGGAGCGCGCCATCCTCTTCTTCCGGGATGAGGGCATCACCGGCGAGCGGTTCGCCGACACCATCGACCGCCTGGGCTTTGACTACGTCCAGAACAAGCTGCTGACCGCGCCCGTGGACAAGGACGCTGTCCTGCAGAAGAAAGTTACCGGCGGCGCCACCTGCTGA
- a CDS encoding sigma 54-interacting transcriptional regulator gives MAKVAVLVPYREMCEIARPMLEGYPHIQTMCVEYATTDTISERARVLEAQGCELIISRGLHAQIIRPLVKIPVLEMRITAQELGSVVVDLKRELGVDHPRLALIGFENMFCDTSCFDDLFGIELRRYMVEHSNQLAPYTEQAAREGCVGVVGGDIVCETARRIQLPYRFTPSGAESMREALDTASRICHAIDREKRNSAEMDAMLNYTFSGIMQVDRNGTVRRINRAGYDLLGKAPNELLGRPITQLLPNLSEKVLQDTLYQGKEAYAFLLDIRHKAVIVNIAPILVDGDIEGAVLTFQEGRRISEMDNELRRELYQRGFIAKYNFDNLVCESSESRQMIALAKRIAKYAAPVMITGESGTGKSILAQCIHNESLMRKNAFIPLDCSAWMPETLDNMLFGNYSARHDTGDSMAELAQNGTLYLNHVEALPLETQYKLLGLIRGRFLHNGSNRPTATSVRVIASSDVNLISRVEKGEFRSDLYYALTVLSLELLPLRRRPADIMGWVNRQLDEWQEKYKRYVHLTQGAQEFLRNYDWPGNLNQINNVCERIVLLTEKRNIDEIFVRRQLEQVTPKLLPGSERVVLYKDQKAVQITELLRKYNGSREKVAAELGVSKTTLWRYIKKFGIEEDYSY, from the coding sequence ATGGCAAAAGTTGCCGTTTTGGTCCCCTACCGCGAGATGTGCGAGATCGCGCGTCCCATGCTGGAGGGCTACCCTCACATACAGACGATGTGCGTGGAATACGCCACCACCGACACCATCTCGGAACGTGCCCGGGTGCTGGAAGCCCAGGGATGCGAGCTGATCATCTCCCGCGGGCTGCACGCCCAGATCATCCGCCCTCTGGTGAAGATCCCCGTGCTGGAGATGCGCATCACCGCCCAGGAGCTGGGTTCGGTGGTGGTGGACCTGAAGCGGGAGCTGGGCGTCGACCATCCCCGGCTGGCGCTGATCGGCTTTGAGAACATGTTCTGCGACACCAGCTGTTTCGACGACCTGTTCGGCATCGAGCTGCGGCGGTACATGGTGGAGCATTCCAATCAGCTGGCCCCCTACACCGAGCAGGCCGCCCGGGAGGGCTGCGTAGGTGTCGTGGGCGGCGACATCGTCTGCGAGACGGCCCGCCGCATCCAGCTTCCCTACCGGTTCACCCCTTCGGGGGCCGAGAGCATGCGGGAAGCGCTGGACACCGCCTCCCGCATCTGCCATGCCATCGACCGGGAGAAGCGCAACTCCGCCGAGATGGACGCCATGCTGAACTACACCTTCAGCGGCATCATGCAGGTGGACCGCAACGGCACGGTGCGGCGGATCAACCGGGCGGGATACGATCTGCTGGGCAAGGCCCCCAACGAACTGCTGGGCCGCCCCATCACCCAGCTGCTGCCCAACCTCAGCGAGAAGGTCCTGCAGGACACCCTCTACCAGGGCAAGGAAGCCTACGCCTTTCTGCTGGACATCCGCCACAAGGCGGTCATCGTGAACATCGCGCCCATCCTGGTGGACGGCGACATTGAGGGCGCCGTGCTCACCTTCCAGGAAGGGCGGCGCATCAGCGAGATGGACAACGAGCTGCGCCGGGAGCTCTATCAGCGCGGGTTCATCGCCAAGTACAACTTCGACAATCTGGTCTGCGAGAGCAGCGAGAGCCGCCAGATGATCGCCCTGGCCAAGCGCATTGCCAAGTATGCGGCGCCGGTGATGATCACCGGGGAGAGCGGCACCGGCAAATCCATTCTGGCCCAGTGCATCCACAACGAGAGCCTGATGCGCAAAAACGCCTTCATTCCGCTGGACTGCAGCGCCTGGATGCCCGAAACACTGGACAACATGCTCTTCGGCAACTACTCCGCCCGCCACGACACCGGCGACAGCATGGCTGAGCTGGCCCAGAACGGCACCCTCTACCTCAACCACGTGGAGGCCCTGCCGCTGGAGACCCAGTACAAACTGCTGGGCCTGATCCGCGGCCGGTTCCTGCACAACGGCTCCAACCGCCCCACCGCGACCAGCGTGCGGGTCATCGCTTCCAGCGACGTGAACCTGATCTCCCGGGTGGAAAAGGGCGAGTTCCGCAGCGATCTCTACTACGCGCTGACCGTGCTGAGCCTGGAACTGCTGCCCCTGCGCCGCCGCCCGGCGGACATCATGGGCTGGGTCAACCGCCAGCTGGACGAATGGCAGGAAAAGTACAAGCGGTACGTCCACCTGACCCAGGGCGCCCAGGAGTTCCTGCGCAACTACGACTGGCCCGGCAACCTGAACCAGATCAACAACGTCTGCGAGCGGATCGTCCTGCTGACCGAGAAACGCAACATCGACGAGATCTTTGTGCGCCGTCAGCTGGAGCAGGTCACGCCCAAGCTGCTGCCCGGGTCGGAGCGGGTGGTGCTCTACAAGGACCAGAAAGCCGTCCAGATCACCGAGCTGCTGCGCAAGTACAACGGCAGCCGGGAGAAGGTCGCCGCCGAGCTGGGCGTCAGCAAGACGACGCTGTGGCGCTACATCAAGAAGTTCGGCATCGAGGAAGATTACTCCTACTGA
- a CDS encoding alpha/beta hydrolase, whose translation MKRTIDPGTGRPTVFFFDHLVFSHTTDLAGNPVTLEMSLLCQMDRPQLQRALGRSIPEEIPADAGARHGLRPAMIWFNGNGWRGIDKNSQIGDLVFLAEHGYAVFCADFRTSAQAHFPAQIIDAKAAVRFVRAQAGRYGVDPDRIGVMGRSAGGQIVSMLGLNDGKYLSEEWKEYSSDVQLVFDMFGPVDLKKSVGMDMEAYANGTADTSRWTCVEQTHAGAYLGGSGEELLRRAAEASPALQVHDGMPPFLIMHGNADPAVPCSQSEEFYEKILAAGPHNVADLYLLQGAGHGTPEFFAPMSQQIALDFLAKHL comes from the coding sequence ATGAAACGAACCATTGATCCTGGCACCGGCCGCCCCACCGTCTTTTTCTTTGACCACCTGGTCTTTTCCCACACCACCGACCTGGCGGGCAACCCGGTCACCCTGGAGATGTCCCTGCTGTGCCAGATGGACCGTCCCCAGCTGCAGCGCGCCCTGGGCCGCAGCATCCCCGAGGAGATTCCCGCCGACGCCGGTGCCCGCCACGGCCTGCGCCCGGCCATGATCTGGTTCAACGGCAACGGCTGGCGGGGCATCGACAAGAACAGTCAGATCGGGGACCTGGTCTTTCTGGCAGAGCATGGCTATGCCGTATTCTGTGCCGACTTCCGCACCAGCGCCCAGGCCCACTTCCCTGCCCAGATCATCGACGCCAAGGCCGCCGTGCGGTTTGTCCGCGCCCAGGCCGGCCGGTACGGGGTGGACCCCGACCGCATCGGCGTCATGGGCCGCAGCGCCGGCGGGCAGATCGTCTCGATGCTGGGACTCAACGACGGCAAATATCTGTCGGAAGAGTGGAAGGAATATTCCTCCGATGTGCAGCTGGTCTTTGATATGTTCGGCCCCGTGGACCTGAAAAAGAGCGTGGGGATGGACATGGAAGCCTACGCCAACGGCACCGCCGATACCAGCCGCTGGACCTGTGTGGAACAGACCCACGCCGGTGCCTACCTGGGCGGCAGCGGGGAGGAACTGCTCCGCCGCGCCGCCGAGGCCAGCCCCGCCCTGCAGGTCCACGACGGAATGCCGCCCTTCCTGATCATGCACGGCAACGCCGACCCCGCTGTTCCCTGCTCCCAGAGCGAAGAATTCTATGAAAAGATCCTGGCTGCCGGTCCCCACAATGTGGCCGACCTCTATCTGCTCCAGGGCGCAGGCCACGGCACGCCGGAATTCTTCGCCCCCATGAGCCAGCAGATCGCCCTGGACTTCCTTGCCAAACATCTTTGA
- a CDS encoding SLC13 family permease: MQLYIVLAILAFMIISFVVHKFPFGVTAMICCVLLVVTGFYTPAQAFSGFANQNIILLAPMFALSAAFGKTSLLKKIQNQMVILKGKRGYLLLAAMFAFIAVLAAFIPTTAMMTITLMFIIALGNTGDITPTTITIPALSILSVWCAVLPVGLGSTVFAQNNVLYEGIVTNENQLLQFLDYAKVAVVPSIICTIYAVFAYKLMPTKSNYNIGDVHESKEQAAISKRDENIIYVVFVLVMLSLFFGTQLGNIMYVTPAIGVIVLLITKAMSVKETVGALTQDAIWMAAGVLVMANALGDSGAGEVIGNFILTILGGNPSGMMVLFVFAVVTTVMTTFMSNAATRNVLIPIAASTCLAAGWDPRGVVCIVFFCSNIAIAFPSGSPACGIAYGVGGYKIPQTLKYTLPFMAIAIVAVVLTANIAFPIYG; the protein is encoded by the coding sequence ATGCAATTGTACATCGTCCTTGCGATCCTGGCGTTCATGATCATCAGTTTCGTCGTCCATAAATTCCCCTTCGGCGTGACCGCTATGATCTGCTGCGTGCTGCTGGTCGTTACCGGCTTCTACACCCCGGCCCAGGCCTTCTCAGGCTTTGCCAACCAGAACATCATCCTGCTGGCACCCATGTTCGCATTGAGTGCCGCCTTCGGCAAGACCAGCCTGCTGAAGAAGATTCAGAACCAGATGGTCATCCTGAAAGGCAAGCGCGGCTACCTGCTGCTGGCCGCCATGTTCGCCTTCATCGCGGTGCTGGCCGCCTTCATTCCCACCACCGCCATGATGACCATCACCCTGATGTTCATCATCGCCCTGGGCAACACCGGCGACATCACCCCCACCACCATCACCATCCCCGCCCTGAGCATCCTCAGCGTCTGGTGCGCGGTGCTCCCCGTGGGTCTGGGCTCCACCGTCTTTGCCCAGAACAACGTCCTCTATGAGGGCATCGTCACCAATGAAAACCAGCTCCTCCAGTTCCTGGACTACGCCAAGGTGGCGGTGGTCCCCAGCATCATCTGCACAATTTATGCGGTCTTTGCCTACAAGCTGATGCCCACCAAGTCCAACTACAACATCGGCGACGTCCACGAATCCAAGGAGCAGGCGGCCATCTCCAAGCGGGATGAGAACATCATCTACGTGGTCTTCGTCCTCGTCATGCTTTCCCTGTTCTTCGGCACTCAGCTGGGCAACATCATGTATGTCACGCCCGCCATCGGCGTCATCGTCCTGCTCATCACCAAGGCCATGAGCGTCAAAGAGACCGTCGGCGCCCTGACCCAGGATGCCATCTGGATGGCCGCCGGCGTGCTGGTCATGGCCAACGCTCTGGGCGATTCCGGTGCCGGTGAAGTCATCGGCAACTTCATCCTCACCATCCTGGGCGGCAACCCCAGCGGCATGATGGTCCTCTTCGTCTTCGCTGTGGTGACCACCGTCATGACCACCTTCATGTCCAACGCCGCCACCCGCAACGTGCTGATCCCCATCGCTGCCTCCACCTGCCTGGCTGCCGGCTGGGATCCCCGCGGCGTCGTCTGCATCGTCTTCTTCTGCTCCAACATCGCCATTGCCTTCCCCTCCGGCTCTCCCGCCTGCGGCATTGCCTACGGCGTGGGCGGCTACAAGATCCCCCAGACCCTCAAGTACACGCTGCCGTTCATGGCAATCGCCATCGTTGCGGTGGTGCTGACCGCCAACATCGCCTTCCCGATCTACGGCTGA
- a CDS encoding mannonate dehydratase yields the protein MSMRPQIPVRTVESDQALSFIRQMGVENVSLFLTPDELTYDCIAAQQERLAGFGLTVSDAACNELQKNKSIHLNLADRDEQIERFNNMLRVMGKAKVPFTSVAWQPNGILRTDHRVGQHTRGGISAFCDQNEIMARPNAEDRAYTDQEIWDNFQYFLDKVIPVAEETGVRMALHPNDPPLACMAGIPSLIYNTECYRKAFAMAHGSKALGMKLCVGCWLEGGDDFGDLMSDIKEFCADDRILCVHFRNVDSTLPVFEETLPEDGYADMYAIMKQLVACDCNAVISIDHGFKPMEGFGGMPGSFCYPTGFMKGLMWAAEKELGKR from the coding sequence ATGTCTATGCGTCCTCAGATCCCCGTCCGCACCGTCGAAAGTGACCAGGCCCTTTCCTTCATCCGTCAGATGGGTGTGGAAAACGTCAGCCTCTTCCTGACGCCGGACGAACTCACCTATGACTGCATCGCTGCCCAGCAGGAACGCCTGGCAGGCTTCGGCCTGACGGTCTCCGACGCGGCCTGCAACGAACTGCAGAAAAACAAGAGCATCCATCTGAACCTCGCCGACCGCGACGAGCAGATCGAGCGCTTCAACAACATGCTGCGGGTCATGGGCAAGGCCAAGGTGCCGTTCACCTCGGTAGCCTGGCAGCCCAACGGCATCCTGCGCACCGACCACCGGGTAGGCCAGCACACCCGCGGCGGTATCTCGGCTTTCTGCGACCAGAACGAGATCATGGCCCGCCCCAACGCCGAGGACCGCGCCTACACCGACCAGGAGATCTGGGACAACTTCCAGTATTTCCTCGACAAGGTCATCCCCGTGGCCGAGGAGACCGGCGTACGGATGGCGCTGCATCCCAACGACCCGCCGCTGGCCTGCATGGCGGGCATCCCCAGCCTGATCTACAACACCGAGTGCTACCGCAAGGCCTTCGCCATGGCCCATGGCAGCAAGGCGCTGGGCATGAAGCTCTGCGTGGGCTGCTGGCTGGAGGGCGGCGACGATTTCGGCGATCTGATGTCCGATATCAAGGAATTCTGCGCCGACGACCGCATCCTCTGCGTCCACTTCCGCAATGTGGACAGCACCCTGCCGGTCTTTGAGGAGACCCTGCCCGAGGATGGCTACGCCGACATGTATGCCATCATGAAGCAGCTGGTGGCCTGCGACTGCAACGCGGTCATCTCCATCGACCACGGCTTCAAGCCCATGGAGGGCTTCGGCGGCATGCCGGGTTCCTTCTGCTATCCCACCGGCTTCATGAAGGGCCTGATGTGGGCGGCGGAGAAAGAGCTGGGCAAGCGGTAA
- the garR gene encoding 2-hydroxy-3-oxopropionate reductase, with protein MKIGLIGLGIMGKPMAKNLLKAGYTLLVNNRSEAPMKELAACGATPATQAEIGEQCDVVLTMLPNSPQVKQVMLGEDGVAAHMRPGTTFIDMTSINPIASKEIAAALAEKGIEMLDAPVSGGEPKAIDGTLSFMVGGKQEVFDRFKPLLEAMGTSVVRCGDVGAGNTTKLANQIIVACNIQALAEALTLAQKAGVDPQLVFEAIRGGLAGSTVMNAKAPMMIAGDPKPGFKIDLHIKDLNNALDCAHTVGCPVPMTAEVQEVLQWLHNQGEGQHDHSCIAHYYEKLTGIEIGR; from the coding sequence ATGAAGATTGGATTGATCGGTCTGGGCATCATGGGAAAGCCCATGGCGAAGAATCTGCTCAAAGCCGGGTACACGCTGCTGGTGAACAACCGCAGCGAAGCCCCCATGAAGGAGCTGGCTGCTTGCGGGGCAACGCCCGCCACCCAGGCCGAGATCGGCGAACAATGCGACGTGGTGCTGACCATGCTGCCCAACTCGCCCCAGGTCAAGCAGGTCATGCTGGGGGAGGACGGCGTGGCCGCCCACATGCGCCCCGGCACCACCTTCATCGATATGACCTCCATCAACCCCATTGCCAGCAAGGAGATCGCCGCCGCCCTGGCAGAGAAGGGCATCGAGATGCTGGACGCCCCGGTCTCCGGCGGCGAGCCCAAGGCCATCGACGGCACCCTGTCCTTCATGGTGGGCGGCAAGCAGGAGGTCTTTGACCGCTTCAAGCCGCTGCTGGAGGCCATGGGCACCAGCGTGGTGCGCTGCGGCGACGTGGGCGCCGGCAACACCACCAAGCTGGCCAACCAGATCATCGTGGCCTGCAACATCCAGGCCCTGGCCGAGGCCCTGACCCTGGCCCAGAAAGCCGGCGTTGACCCGCAGCTGGTCTTTGAGGCCATCCGCGGCGGCCTGGCCGGTTCCACCGTCATGAACGCCAAGGCCCCCATGATGATCGCCGGGGATCCCAAGCCCGGCTTCAAGATCGACCTGCACATCAAGGATCTGAACAACGCCCTGGACTGCGCCCACACGGTGGGCTGCCCGGTCCCCATGACCGCCGAGGTCCAGGAAGTGCTGCAATGGCTGCACAATCAGGGCGAGGGCCAGCATGACCACAGCTGCATCGCCCACTATTACGAGAAGCTGACCGGCATCGAGATCGGCCGCTGA